DNA sequence from the Rattus rattus isolate New Zealand chromosome 2, Rrattus_CSIRO_v1, whole genome shotgun sequence genome:
GGGAcagctgaggagaaagaggaggtgtgGATAAGAGGGCTGAAACAGAGGGACAAGGGATGAGGAGAAATGAGAACCTGAAAGTGGGAACTGGGGAAGTGGCCCTGTAGTTAAAGTGCtttccttgcaagcatgaggtcagagggcagattCCTAGAACTATGTAAATGCTGGGAGTGGGCACAGTGACCTGCCTATGTTTTCAGCCCCAGAAGGGCCTCCCCAAAGCAAGCTAGTTAGCAGTCCCAGCCATGACAGTTAGCTCTGGTTGAGAGCTTGGTTGAGAGACTGCCTCAATGAATAAAGTGGAAGAATGATCAAGGATGATTCCCAACATCAACCCTGAGGCTCTTaatacacatacagtcacatgcacaccacacgtgtgaaatatgcatgcacacagcacatgtgtgaaATATGCATACACccaccacatgcacaccacacatgtgTGAAATCTGCATACACCCAcgacatgcacaccacacatgtgTGAAACAGCAAGGGGGCAGGGGGGAAGAGAACTAGTAGGGGGCGGGGTCCGGGAGTAGTGGGAAGCGGTAAAAGAGCCAGAAAAACTCAGTGGTGGGGAGAGGAGTGTGACAGGGAAGGACACAGGAGGGACGGAAGGGAGTGAGGATTGCTGAGGAAATGCTTGCTCATGTACATTACACCACTGTTAGCCATATGTATAAAGCACCCGGAAAGCACAGTTTGTATAGTTCACCCACCTCCACAAGATATACTTATTAATGCATTGCGTATATTACAAATATGCAggtcataaatatatttattacagtGAGTATATAATAATGTGTTTTAGATATTACATGATAGACGTTTTCATAcccgtgtagctctggctgtcttttCTGCAGCTTATGCTGCCCCTGAATTCGTGACCCTACAGACTCAGTTTCCCAGGCGACCAACTGTACAGGGATGTGCCACCAGACCCACCTTATTACATACTCATTTATTCTGAgtcaggagagatggcccaatgactaagagtacttgctgctcttccagaggaccagagtttgattctcagtacccatgtcaggcagctcccaactgcctgtgactacagttctagggaatcaggccctcttctggcctctgagggcacttgCACTTATATATACAaacctataaacacacacagacagaacatatatatatatttttttttcccagtaaatatttgggaggaagaggcaggtggatctctgcaagctccaggccaggtcagtcagggctacatagtaatacCCCCATTATAcagtttatatattcatatatttgtcatatattaatatatattcatataatatttGTGATATTAATATTAAGGAGATATGTccctttgtttacttttttaggactggcaagatggctcagaaggtaatggtgcttgcagccaagcctgaggacctgagtttgactcccagaaccccaatggtgggaggaaagaacaggaatccTACCGTTTGTTTCCTGACCTCTCTCCGGATTGCCTTGGCACGTGCACCtttcctccaacacacacacacaaaaccaatacCAAATATAACACAAAACCAGCACAcaatacaaaaccaaaatgtaataaaagaatcTTCTTCTGACTTCCGCTTATGGCTGCCTGTTTCCTCAGGCATCTGTGAGGACTCCAGCAACCATGTAAGCACTCACCCTGGGGGCTGGTGGTGGTGCCCCAGCCAGAAACACGACAGCAGGTGCCAGTGGGCAGGCAGTCGTCTGCCGAGAGCTGCAGAGTACGGACGTGGTTGCTGAGCTGGACCGGAGACTTCAACTCCAGAAGCATGATGTCATGGTCGTGGTTCAGGTGGGTGGGGCTGACCTGGTATTCAGGATGGGGGATAGAGCGGACCACCTCCATTGCCTGCTCGCCATTCTCCACACGCCCCAGGGCATGCTTGCCCAGATGAACTGTGTACCCACTGTGGGTGCAGGAAGTGGTGGGTAAGAGACAGTAGATGAGCCCACCTCTATCCCCATCCCAGTCCCAGCCTCTTCCCCATCCCAAACTCAATGTCTCACATACTCTTTCCTGCAGTGAGCTGCTGTGAGTACCCATTTGGGGTGAACCAGAACCCCTCCACAGAGAAGTCGTCCACGGACCAATAGAGCCGCCTGCCAAGGCTGAGAGTGGGGAAGGCAGGTGTAGCCACCTGGAAGAAAACCACTGGTCCCATTGGTCCCATTGAGAATCTTGGGGTAGTCCCGGGAGATTCCTGTCAAAGACAAGAAACTTTTAGAGAATCTGggctaaggaagaagaaaaagccGGAGTTATAGCTCTGGATTTGTGGAGAGGGtcaaattattgttttggataaCCAAAAACTGAGGATTCATTTGCTGGCTTCTAAGTTGCCATATTCTATCCAGTGGGGATGATCCAGGTAGACATCTGTACTATAGAAATGCCGGCCTGTCTAATTGCACTGAGAGGAGAGCTTATGGAATGAGCAGATTGCCAGGAAGTAAGTGgggttccctctctctccatctgcatTTTCttgagctgaaaaaaaaatggcttaccTATTTACCTAGTTAGCATTCATCCACTTGTTCATTATGTCATCCACCTATcaatccatctacctatctatccactcactcacccatcctTCTAGCTATCAACCCATCAATTTACCATCCATATATATCTAACCACCCATCTACCTATCCACCAACATGCCCACACACTCATTCATTTACATgttcatctatctacccacccatccctcTATATAGCATCTACTCATCTATTTACCCACCCATCTTTCCATCCATTCACACATCTACCTgcccatgtatccatccatccatccatccatccatccatccatccatccatccatccatccaagtattcatatagacatcaatcttcccatctatccatctacccacctaacCACTAATCTACCTATCCACCAGCCAACTGACTCACATAATTCATCCATTTACTCATACacctatgtatccatccatctacctgtcCATACACCCATACACTTACCCATCCATCAATGTATCCATCTGTCCATGTATCCATATGTAGCTCTCGATACTATCTATCCACTCTTGTGCCCACTAATCTACTTATCCTCAGTCAATTGATTCACATGttcatccatctactcatccatccatttatatccatccatccactcacctactAACCCAACCATCTATCTTTCCATCTATCCACTCACACACCTacttccatctatccatccacttgGATACTCATAAGGTGAagaatgatagaggaagacatcGAATATGCCAGTAGTCCAGttcacgcgcacacacacacacacacacacacacacagagagagagagacagagacagagagacagagagagcacaagATAGAGTGAAAGAACGAGCATCATTTAAAAACCTCTATGTCCAAATCCCTACCTTTCCTCTTGGTCCACTCTGttccacatatgtatacatacatacatacatacatacatacatacatacatacatacatacatacatacacacacacaaacctacccATCTATTCATCCTCCCAACCACCAAACCACCTCACCCATGTATCCACTCAATTACtacacatccatccattctttCGACACAAATTTCTGGGCGCTTTTCTTGTTCAAAGACCACCCACAGGTAGCCATGCCCAAATTCATATTTCTATCTCCAATCTTTCCAGTTGGAAGCTCAATTGATATCAGTCTAAATAACTTATAGGTATCATGATGTTTTTGTCTACAGACTGATCTTTCTTACCCAAACTGGTCTTTTTGGGCCTTCTCATCTTGATGTTCACCCCAAACCTGGGCATCAATCCTTGCTTCCCTCCTCCTTTGATCATTTACAACGGTCTTGTTAGTTTGTCTCCTAAATACCCAGTTGAAAATGTttacgatttatttattttatgtgtttgaatgttttgcttgcatgcatgtatgtgcaccatgtacatgcctgatgcttaaggaggtcagaagagagcatccggTTCCCTGGGACTgaatggttgtaagtcaccatgtgggtgccaggaaccaaacctgggtcctttgcttttttccggagctgggggccgaacccagggccttgcgcttcctaggcaagcgctctaccactgagctaaatccccaaccccgcagccagtgttcttaactaccaAGATGTCTCTCCCACCCTCCAATATCCAATCTTTGCCAATTCCCTGCCACCATCTTGGGCCAAATTTTGCTTGAATGCTGAAATCATCctaaatgttttgtatttttttccaatCCAGTCTTTCCAATTTAGTTTAAGGAATCTTCAAACAAGGAATGACAGGCCCTGTTGTTCCAACTCTTGATTTCCCCTAAAATGAATTCAACA
Encoded proteins:
- the Klk13 gene encoding kallikrein-13, with translation MWPLVATIACLTLALSGGISRDYPKILNGTNGTSGFLPGGYTCLPHSQPWQAALLVRGRLLCGGVLVHPKWVLTAAHCRKDGYTVHLGKHALGRVENGEQAMEVVRSIPHPEYQVSPTHLNHDHDIMLLELKSPVQLSNHVRTLQLSADDCLPTGTCCRVSGWGTTTSPQVNYPKTLQCANIELRSDEECRQVYPGKITANMLCAGTKEGGKDSCEGDSGGPLICNGKLYGIISWGDFPCGQPNRPGVYTRVSKYLRWIQGTIRNTPEQGWTKGTQ